TATAGGTGTTATCTTTAGGGGTGCTAACCACTAAATCTTTGCATGGTGTGGGGGTGGTTTGTGGTGCTTTTGTTGGTGTGGGTTTTTCTTTTAGAGTGGGTTCTAGTTCTTCTTTTTTGATTTCATGCTTTGATAGTAATTCTTTAATGATTGTGTCTGTTATTTTGTTAATGCGGTCTTGTATTTTTTGTTTTTGTAACTCAATTTGTGGGGTTTTTGGGAGCGTATCCAATTCTTTTAACACTTTTTGTAAGTCTGATCTTT
The genomic region above belongs to Helicobacter pylori and contains:
- a CDS encoding replication initiation protein is translated as MEFDQLESQRSDLQKVLKELDTLPKTPQIELQKQKIQDRINKITDTIIKELLSKHEIKKEELEPTLKEKPTPTKAPQTTPTPCKDLVVSTPKDNTY